One genomic window of Natronorubrum halophilum includes the following:
- a CDS encoding carboxylate--amine ligase yields MDNPTWAGNGSVVVPGISAPSTVACVRSLGRRGIRTIVVSSDETTPAFQSKYCDEAVRVPSPHDDLVAYKDALRSLAMRPDVRTIIPVREPDVYVLSKYRDEFAEYVRTPWPTFETLARAQDRMRLFDAAETAGVAAPETALFTTAPDQERQWIVKPRYTILGDEYVDEYTPETCVSPPSTRYLESCHGATAEDVHVEMKHVPLVQEYVSTTEEYGFFALYDEGKPLATFQHRQRRGYSYAGGPSAFRESVDIPALEESGLALLDELDWHGLAMVEFLRDDETGEFKLMEVNPRFWSSLPFSVQTGADFPYYYWLLANGQRDRIDHSYRPGIGGHLLRGELLYLHSVLTKEIELVEKPSISDAVSTVARSLYDQPRFDYLSRDDLRPFVRDLMNTFSEIR; encoded by the coding sequence CTCGAGCGACGAAACGACGCCGGCGTTTCAGTCGAAGTACTGCGACGAGGCGGTTCGTGTGCCGTCGCCGCACGACGATCTCGTGGCGTACAAGGACGCGTTGCGCTCGCTCGCGATGCGTCCGGACGTGCGGACGATCATTCCCGTTCGAGAACCCGACGTCTACGTTCTCTCGAAGTACCGAGACGAGTTCGCCGAGTACGTGCGCACGCCGTGGCCGACGTTCGAGACGCTGGCGCGCGCGCAGGATCGCATGCGACTCTTCGATGCCGCCGAAACCGCGGGCGTCGCCGCGCCGGAGACCGCCCTGTTCACGACGGCACCCGACCAGGAGCGACAGTGGATCGTCAAACCCAGGTACACGATCCTCGGCGACGAGTACGTCGACGAGTACACGCCGGAGACGTGCGTTTCCCCGCCGTCGACTCGATACCTCGAGTCGTGCCACGGTGCCACCGCCGAAGACGTCCACGTGGAGATGAAACACGTCCCCCTCGTTCAGGAGTACGTCTCGACGACCGAGGAGTACGGCTTCTTCGCGCTCTACGACGAGGGCAAGCCGCTGGCGACGTTCCAGCACCGACAGCGACGCGGCTACAGCTACGCCGGCGGACCCAGCGCGTTTCGAGAATCGGTCGACATTCCCGCGCTCGAGGAATCGGGGCTCGCGTTGCTCGACGAACTGGACTGGCACGGGCTCGCGATGGTCGAGTTCCTGCGCGACGACGAGACGGGCGAGTTCAAGCTCATGGAGGTCAATCCCCGGTTCTGGTCGTCGCTCCCCTTCTCCGTACAGACCGGCGCGGATTTCCCCTACTACTACTGGTTGCTGGCCAACGGACAACGAGACCGGATCGATCACAGCTACCGGCCGGGAATCGGCGGCCACCTCCTCCGTGGCGAACTGCTGTATCTCCACTCGGTGCTCACCAAGGAGATCGAACTCGTCGAGAAGCCGTCGATATCCGACGCGGTGTCGACAGTCGCGCGATCGCTCTACGATCAGCCGCGGTTCGACTACCTCAGTCGCGACGACCTGCGTCCCTTCGTTCGCGACCTCATGAATACCTTCTCGGAGATACGATAA